A genomic window from Carassius gibelio isolate Cgi1373 ecotype wild population from Czech Republic chromosome A11, carGib1.2-hapl.c, whole genome shotgun sequence includes:
- the mknk1 gene encoding MAP kinase-interacting serine/threonine-protein kinase 1, producing the protein MMAEAVAAQLDSFGRNFQITSGALASGPVESLGLISHASNSPAGLGMESSQPIAITDLGTRRKKKRRTRATDSFTGKFSDLYKLTDELLGQGAYAKVQGCVSLQNGNEYAVKIIEKKAGHSRSRVFREVETLYQCQGNKNILELIQFFEEDCCFYLVFEKLRGGSILTHIQSRKYFDEREASHVVRDIAHALDFLHNKGIAHRDLKPENILCEYTDKVSPVKICDFDLGSGVKLNSACTPITTPELTTPCGSAEYMAPEVVEVFTDEASFYDKRCDLWSLGVILYILLSGSPPFTGHCGTNCGWERGETCRACQNNLFERIQEGKYEFGDGVWAQISADAKDLISRLLVRDATLRLSAAQVLKHPWVQGNAPERVLSTPRVLQRNCSTKDLTQFAADAIAFNRQLSQKEEEQEDFVAVVCSMRLSPPSNSRLARRRAQSQALRTNN; encoded by the exons ATGATGGCGGAGGCTGTCGCGGCACAGCTAGACTCATTCGGCCGCAATTTCCAg ataACCAGTGGTGCTCTGGCATCTGGACCAGTGGAGAGCCTTGGTCTGATCTCGCACGCCTCCAACAGCCCCGCAG GATTAGGAATGGAGAGCAGTCAACCAATCGCCATCACAGACCTGGGTACACGACGGAAGAAGAAACGCAGAACTCGTGCCACGGACAGTTTCACTGGGAAATTTAGTG atcTGTACAAGCTGACGGACGAGCTGCTGGGTCAGGGAGCTTATGCTAAAGTCCAGGGCTGTGTGAGTTTACAGAACGGCAATGAGTATGCTGTGAAG ATAATCGAGAAGAAAGCTGGTCACAGTCGCAGTAGAGTTTTCAGAGAGGTGGAGACGCTTTACCAGTGTCAAGGAAATAA GAACATTCTGGAGCTCATTCAGTTTTTTGAAGAGGACTGCTGTTTTTATCTGGTTTTTGAAAAGTTGCGTGGAG GTTCCATTTTAACACACATACAGAGTCGAAAATACTTTGACGAGAGAGAGGCTAGTCATGTGGTCAGGGATATAGCACATGCACTGGACTTTCTGCACAACAAAG GAATCGCTCACCGGGACCTAAAGCCTGAAAATATCCTGTGTGAATATACTGATAAG GTTTCTCCTGTTAAGATCTGTGATTTTGATCTTGGGAGTGGAGTGAAGCTGAACAGTGCCTGTACCCCAATAACTACCCCTGAGCTCACCACACCA TGTGGCTCAGCAGAGTACATGGCTCCCGAGGTGGTGGAGGTCTTTACAGATGAGGCTTCGTTCTATGATAAGCGCTGTGACCTCTGGAGCCTTGGAGTGATTCTCTACATCCTGCTCAGCGGGAGTCCTCCCTTCACTGGCCACTGCGGCACCAACTGTGGCTGGGAACGAGGAGAGACATGTCGTGCCTGCCAG AACAACCTGTTTGAGAGGATTCAAGAGGGGAAATATGAGTTTGGGGATGGAGTGTGGGCTCAGATCTCAGCCGATGCCAAAGATCTGATCTCGCGGCTGCTGGTGCGAGATGCCACACTACGGCTGAGTGCAGCCCAGGTCCTGAAGCATCCCTGGGTGCAAGGG AATGCTCCTGAAAGAGTTCTTTCTACTCCTCGTGTTCTACAAAG AAACTGCAGCACTAAAGACCTGACGCAGTTCGCAGCTGATGCCATCGCGTTCAATCGGCAGCTGTCTCAGAAGGAGGAAGAGCAGGAGGACTTCGTTGCAGTGGTCTGCTCTATGAGGCTCTCCCCTCCATCTAACTCTAGATTAGCCCGTCGCCGAGCACAATCTCAAGCACTACGCACCAATAACTGA
- the mob3c gene encoding MOB kinase activator 3C isoform X2 — translation MAQCLGQVFSKDKTFRPRKRFEPGTQRFELYKRAQASLKSGLDLRKVVQLPDGENINDWIAVHVVDFFNRINLIYGTMSEFCTEKSCPIMSGGPRYEYRWQDGDQYKRPTKLPALMYMNLLMNWIESLINNEHIFPTRESLFLRTFSRCAKRY, via the exons ATGGCTCAGTGCTTGGGTCAGGTCTTCAGCAAAGACAAAACATTCCGGCCTCGGAAGCGATTTGAACCTGGAACCCAGCGCTTTGAGCTGTACAAAAGAGCCCAGGCGTCTCTGAAATCAGGCCTGGACCTGAGGAAGGTGGTGCAGCTGCCAGACGGGGAGAACATTAATGACTGGATAGCTGTGCACGTGGTGGATTTCTTCAATCGAATCAACCTCATCTACGGGACCATGAGCGAGTTCTGCACTGAGAAGAGCTGTCCCATCATGTCTGGAGGGCCACGTTATGAATACAGGTGGCAGGATGGGGATCAGTATAAGAGGCCCACCAAACTGCCTGCTCTTATGTACATGAACCTCCTGATGAACTGGATCGAGTCCCTCATCAACAATGAGCACATCTTTCCTACACGA GAGTCCCTTTTCCTAAGAACTTTCAGCAGGTGTGCAAAAAGATACTGA
- the mob3c gene encoding MOB kinase activator 3C isoform X1, giving the protein MAQCLGQVFSKDKTFRPRKRFEPGTQRFELYKRAQASLKSGLDLRKVVQLPDGENINDWIAVHVVDFFNRINLIYGTMSEFCTEKSCPIMSGGPRYEYRWQDGDQYKRPTKLPALMYMNLLMNWIESLINNEHIFPTRVGVPFPKNFQQVCKKILSRLFRVFVHVYIHHFDMICSMGAEAHINTCYKHYFYFISEFSLIDHSELKPLKEMTERICH; this is encoded by the exons ATGGCTCAGTGCTTGGGTCAGGTCTTCAGCAAAGACAAAACATTCCGGCCTCGGAAGCGATTTGAACCTGGAACCCAGCGCTTTGAGCTGTACAAAAGAGCCCAGGCGTCTCTGAAATCAGGCCTGGACCTGAGGAAGGTGGTGCAGCTGCCAGACGGGGAGAACATTAATGACTGGATAGCTGTGCACGTGGTGGATTTCTTCAATCGAATCAACCTCATCTACGGGACCATGAGCGAGTTCTGCACTGAGAAGAGCTGTCCCATCATGTCTGGAGGGCCACGTTATGAATACAGGTGGCAGGATGGGGATCAGTATAAGAGGCCCACCAAACTGCCTGCTCTTATGTACATGAACCTCCTGATGAACTGGATCGAGTCCCTCATCAACAATGAGCACATCTTTCCTACACGAGTAG GAGTCCCTTTTCCTAAGAACTTTCAGCAGGTGTGCAAAAAGATACTGAGCCGCTTGTTTCGGGTGTTTGTGCACGTGTACATCCATCACTTCGACATGATCTGTAGTATGGGAGCTGAGGCTCACATCAACACCTGCTACAAACACTACTTCTACTTCATCTCTGAGTTCAGTCTCATCGACCATTCGGAGCTGAAGCCGCTG AAAGAAATGACAGAGAGGATCTGCCACTGA